The Hippocampus zosterae strain Florida chromosome 2, ASM2543408v3, whole genome shotgun sequence genome contains the following window.
TAACCGGAAGGCTAGCCACTTTAGCTAAATCGGGCAACTTGAGTTGAAGAAAGCATTGGTAAAAGTTTTAGCTATCCAGAATTCCGCTTTCCACACATCCAATATTAGTCTGGAAAAAGGCagatgttaatgtttttttgaaatgatcaaatgtgATAATTTACTAACTAGACTCTGACATAACCACTATTGCATAACAGTCCAATTGGCGAGACGTAATAGCAGACAGGGGGCGTTTACCTTGTAAACACACTGACAGAAACACATTGTACTCTACTGTAACAGTGACCGATAACGATAAATACTCCTCCCTCCCATCCACACATTAAATGTATGCTTTGTTCTTTAGCTAGACTCTAATCCTTTAATTGCCAATACAAACACTATAGCATTTTCAGTTTCTTCTGGGCATTACacgaacaattaaaaaaatgaaatgttcagATGTCACTTGATAGTCAAAATACGACCGTAATATTAACAAAATCCGGAAGTTGTTCTTTTTTAAAGAACTACTCTGCTCAAAGGTTTGGGGACATTGGAGGATGTTTTAAAAGCATGAGTATATTGCTGAAAATAtgaaaagtaaattttccatcATTTCAAAGTTGATAAAATGTTCCATGTGTTTTACCAGCCACCCATGGGAGACGGTGACCAAGGCAGCAATGCAGAAGTACCCCAACCCTATGAACCCTAGTGTGTTTGGTGTGGATGTTCTGGACAGACATGTGGACACGGAGGGCCGCTTACACAGTAAAAGACTGCTCAGCACAGAGTGGGGTCTTCCCGCCATCGCCAAGTCTGTAGGtgcacattttcatgaaacaaaaagGACTTGAATCATAATAGGAATATTTTATACATGTCTTTTTCCCTGTAGATCATTGGCTTAACAAGAACGTGCACTTATGTCCAAGAACATTCAGTAGTGGACCCCAAACAAAAGATCTTTGAGCTCAAATCCACAAATGTGAGTGGCCACTTACATACTTGTGCATTTTAATACTTTAGAATACGGTACAAAGGTTCATTCAAGTAGATCAATCCAAAAGGGAAACTCGTATAGATGCATTATACCCATGATAAAATACTCATAAGGCCTATTTGAGTTGAATAGAATGACTCAAATGTAATTGTTTTCCATGCTATTCTAATTTATCGAGACACACCTGCCAGTTGacataaaaaatgaatttagGATATCCGTGACGTACAAGCCACTAATAATTTTGACTTGATACAGATACTTAAACAGTTTTATTAATGTCTTCAGATCTCCTTCACTAACCTGGTCTCTGTAGATGAGAAGTTGACGTATAAACCTCATCCGCAGCATCCTGACAAGTAcgttttcttcttctgtcttGAGTGTGAATACTTGCCAATGCACATTCGGACTCATTTTTTGATCCTAACAAAATGAATGAAGGCCCAGCTCTATGCAAATACCTCTGGTGTCTGGTAAACCATGTCTCCAATTTTCAGTCTGAGAATGTGTGtgcagtgaaaatgtaattcattttaAGGCTTTTCACACATCTTAACCAGCCGTGCCCATAATTCTGGAGGGCACCGTATATCGGGTGAAAATGTTCCAACACATCGATTTCTTGTGAGATGGTGGTTTAAACTCACAAAATTGTCTGTGGTtacatttgaattaatttttatCCATAATAAAATGTAACATGTCCAATGATACGGGTTGGTTTAATAACCACCGACCGTATTCTCTCCGTTGTTGAGCAGGACGGTGCTGACGCAGGAGGCTCTGATCAGTGTGAAAGGTGTCAGTTTGAGTAGCTACCTCGAGGGCCTTATGGCCAAAACCATGTCTGTCAACGCCGGCAAGGTGAGGATGACCCGTAACTTTCCTTATCGCCTCTCTCTCACCTCATCTCGTTTTCCCTAACCCGTTGTCCCGTTTGGCGGTTTAAGGGCCGCGAGGCGATGGAGTGGGTCATCCGGAGGTTAAACACGGAAATCGAGGAGCTGGCGGCGACGGCCCGCGGCAGCATACGTGTGCCCATGGCGGCGGCTGTCGCGGACAAATGATCGCGGGCCTCCGCCCATCATGAAGTGACCCGCCTCTCTGATTGGTGGCGCACCTCATCAGCCAGTACAGCctaattgccacagcctttccGAGCCACTTTTGTTCGCATGTGAGTGAGTTTGAGAATGAGTGTTTGCGTTGTGTTTGTATGCGAGCGTGTGGAAAATTGTGAGGAATTGTGTGTGCCTGAGAATGCAAGCCAACGAGGCCGACGCGCAAGTAACGGTGGTTCCTGTGATTTATTTTAGTCACATTGTGCCACAAGCTCACTCCTTCAGTACCTCTCATCCCCTTTTTAACAAACGTCATGGAAGCACTGCCAACAGCTCTTAACTTTAAATGCCTCTCTGTATGGTTGGAGCATCTGTTTCAGAATATTTGGGACTTTAGTAGAAGTATTCCTTCCGTCTGGATAACCGGATTCCTTGTCTTCTTTTATTCCGCGGTGCCATTCACTCATGTGTTAGAGCTGATTTTTCAGTTTGAGTTCACGTGGCATATGAAGAATCGAAAGCTGGCTGAGCGAACCTCGAGTCTTTACGTTCATGTTCCCACGCCGCCATCTAGGTTGTGCTTTTGTTTCGAGCTTCACCATGCAGTACCGACAACATGCGGTACGTTTGGTTGTGCAGGTCTTCCTATTGTCGGGGCCAGTTGGGGGAGCTAACATGCTTTAGTCTACGTTGCAAGTATTCCGAGATGGTCTCAATCTACAAaacagcaactttttttttctctccctttcTAAAGGAGCCTcaagtttttaattttcatatGAAGGTCTCTGTCATGCTCAGCCATCCATTCATGCAGTGAAGCTCCTTTAACAAACTCCAATGCTTTTCTTACAGGGAACGTTTTAAGAACAAACGGCTGTAAATAGGGTTATATTTATATTACGGTGATGTTACATTCCGAGAATGTGAACAtgtagcttaaaaaaaagaaaaaagcacactgactttgtttcaaaataaaagaatgccATTGTTTCATGATGATGGCGGTTGAATTGACTGGCTTGTACTTTCTTTAATGTGTAacctgttgatgatgttgtttacCAGCCCTTCTTAAATAGATCTAGGTAAATTTGTAAGCCTATACCTGTGACTCTaatgttttatggttattttgtcaAAAAGCTTGATGAAACTTAACTTGCCCACAAGGGAGAACAGTGATCTTCTTAATTGTGCTTTTGTTAGAATGAATAAATGTAGGTCTCATGTGGGATacattgcaagaaaaaatgcattttatttaaaggcACCTTTCAACACAACCAGCAACATTAAAATCAACATAATAcattggaaacaaacaaacaaacaaaaaaagcattgtaGTCATCTCTAGCATTGTTGTTTGTAGTTGATGAATTGACTGTGGTATTTGTGATGCGAAAACAATTTTCAGCAGCCTCAACATTTTGTGGATTtatgaaattggaaaaaaaaacctttgaaaGAAGCACAAATGTGAGAATATGATTCATGGGAATACTGCGTTGTGATTTTTCACATGGTCACAACGGGCCAGGATTGTACTCAGTTGAAAATAGTGTCCTTCTCCAGCAGCATGACGTCGGAATTGAAAGCTGCAAatccctgtttgaaggagcaaAGAGCCAAAAATCAGTCCAAAGACAATTATCTTCATGCATTCACTTTTGGTACCTACCTCTTCTACTGTCAGAACTGGGTTGACCAGCTGTGCGTGTTTTGTGTGAGGTAACACAAAGCCTGTGGCAAGTTTCTCTGGAGCACAAATGCAAAAATGGTTCCAAGAACAAAAGCGCACGGTTCATTCCGGTCTTTAATCTAGCTCACTGAACATTGATATAAACAGGAGTCCTGCAATATTTGTTCTTGTAAACTTGGCGCTCCTCGGTGAATTTGGGAAAATATCAAAACTCACCATTCAGTTGTGGCAGGATGGTCCTCTCTATTATCGTCTGGGTCATGTTTTTCAAAGGATCAGTCTACAAAGGGAAGCAAGAGTCATGAGGCGGCTATTGCGCCGGATGATTTGCCTGGTGAAGCAGTACCTTAAACAGTCCAATCTCAGTTGTTTCCAGACTCAGAGTGAAACTGTGAGGAAAAGAGGCCGCTTCATTACGTTATTGAGTGCTTTTATGACTTTTGAAATCTGAAGGGCATTGCTGCACTCACTTGTCCATTGTCACCAAGCCCTTCAGCCGTCCATCAGCCACCCACACTTTGCCAGTGAAGTCTGAGTCCTAAAAGAAATATGCTTTTGTGTcccacaagattttttttctttcgaacATCTGCTCATTGCATTTTACGTGCACCACAGTGAAAAGAACCATTTTgaacctcccccccaaaaaattcataATAACACTTCATCATTTACTGTCGGTTAACTGGCTTGTTGCATTTATCAATTAAACTACCGGTTGGGTTGAGTTTGCTTTTCTCCATAGGAATGCATTttagaaaaagattttgtatggaATGATGCTTTTGAATCCATTGACATCCTTTTGAAATATGAATATCGAAACAACTACATGTCACagggaaataaaattaaacaggCTCTATGTTGAGAAAAAGAAGGACTTATTTAAAGACATTCGAGCAACATATTCAAAAGGATTTTATTACCAATTTCACAGGAAATAGGGTGCAAAAAAACCACCAATCATTTTCgcgggggggaggagggaggggggacatcctgaaaaATAGAATTTACTGTGTGCTTCAAGTGGGAATGTTGCATATGACTATTATGGAGAAATGCAGAGAAAGGTCAAAAACTGAGGCAAGCCCGACGATTAGGGATGGCTGCTTTGTAACAAACCCTGAGTCATCGTAGTTGACCTTTTTGTGTTCTACAGAGATGGGAAGTTTCACAGGCTGATTTTATTAAAACACAAAGAGGAGGACTTTTATACCGGTAAATGCAAGAAAGAAACAAGCGCTCACCACTTGGAGTTTAAACAGCGGGGTCAGAGTGGCATTGCGTTGAATGGCGAAGGCCTTGACCTCACCAGATGAGCTCAGCACGACAGCACCGGAGCGGAAGGAAAACACGGGAAAATATGTGGCGTAAATCTGCAGTGTCATCAGTAAATCTGGAAACATCTTGGGAAGCTGCAGAAGAATCATTTTTAGGTTAAAACGCATACCTGCAGCAGGAGCGTGCTTGGAAATGTGCTTGAGTCTGACATGATGTGGTAGGTTGTTGATGAGAACAGCCAATTGCCATTTTCTTACCCAGATGTCAAAGTTGTTTGTGAGAATTTAATCAACAAGTTAgtattttatcccccccccccccccattacatCTATTTAATGGCTAGCAATGAATAGATATAATGGGCTGAGAAACATATTTTACGATGATAAGACTCTAAACAGACTTTTCCAAAAAAGCACATGCAAAAATGCAGTTTGGGTATCAAGGGCTCGACACCCATCCCacctccccccacccacctctgGACGTCCCTTCTGCACAGTGCAAGTCAAGTGTGTAATTTTAAAGCGACCAAATTACCTGTGGAATAAAGGGACCCAGTGAGGTTGTGTTTAGGCGTACGGGGGAGCTTGGGGGTATCTGAGGAGAGAAAGCAAAGTTATTTTTTGAATATGAAATAttctgaagaaaagaaaaaaaacaattattgctGCTCTTGAAGTCGTGCATTGTTGAAACAAACTCGAATgatcacttttgtctttcaggtgAACTCACCATGCTGTCATTGATGAAAGCCTGCAGTAAATCAGCTGAGAAGTAGCTGAAGGAGGCTGAGTTGACGGTGAAGTCAGACAAGCCTACTGACAGCATGTAAGCTGGCTGTTCAGGTGTGGCGAAAGGCATGGCCATAAATGGGGGTTCCTTCGGACATTTGACACTGTAGAATTGTCCCTTTAAATACATGTCAAACACAGGTAAAAATACATAGCCATCATTTGATTATTAgtataataatacattcattctgtcacgtcccgtgtttgccagcagggggcaggcttcctgcttgccacatgcacacctgtcacccattggggactaattacacatgctttatttgggcgctctggcagtcgactcgctgccggagtattccacgccgtgccaattctctcgcccattACTATTCGACTTTACCTtaaagccttgtggctgttattgcgcgcctTGAATCCCTCTCGTAACCGTAAGTGGCCCCCAATTTGAAAGTagtttgacactcctggttTAAATCATTtatagtatttttttaaggcaatTGACCAActataacacaaaaaatatgaaagaacTTTTTACGTATGTTTCCTGACCTTGAGCCCGAGTTGAAGGCTCGAAGTGCTGACAACAGGCGGGCCAATGAGAGGCAGATCCAAAGTGAGGTCTTGATTCACCTGAAAGTTAACTTCAACGAGagttttaatcattcaaattgtTCGTTTTACTTTAAAAACCTGGAGGTTATGTTCCCTTTTTTGTATTTCGGGAAAAGAAGTAAAAGCTCTTTTTCAGTAAATATCAACGAGCATGCTGCAATACCTCTCATGTCCTTTAAGTGGCTCTCCAGGTTGGCAATGAGTTCATCCACCGCAGGGCAAATCTGGGAGGATTAGACAGTGTAACGCGGAGAATGattcaatttcacttaattggtccGAAATCAATTAATTTACAGTATgacaaataataatcaaatttgTTTATCCATTTTTATGACAGCGACATGTAGAGACAGGCACAACAATGAAATGGTTTTCCACTGGAAAGCTATGAAGACGTGTttctactttttgtgacatttttatcaGGTGGTCTccatgataattttttaaatgtaaaatatgtatatGCCTCGTTTTAATAAATGTTGGTTACGGCGACAATCAACAGAGAAATGCTCACCATGTTTTCTATTTGACCTCTGAGATTTTTCTTGAAGTGGGAGAGCAGCCAGCTGTAGACATGCGGGACTGCAGCTTCTTAATATTTCACTCCAAACGTGAAATAAGATTCATGTGATCTGAGTGTAGTACCTTCTGTTGCCATAGAAATGTGTATTTAAGTCGCCCAACTGAGCGTTGCAATTCACGCTGGTTAAAGACAGACGTCCACCGGCATCCCTCCCGAGTTGCACTATGGAGACCACGTCCACTCCAAACAAGGCCATGTCAAAAGATCCACCTCCGTGTCTGAAAGTGCACAAGTAATGCTAATGCTGGCCTACTGTCAAGCATGGAGGACATGTGGGACAGAGGGACTTGAATCTGTGCAACAACACCACGTATCGAGGCACACCGGAGCCAAATGTGCTGCCTGTTGTcttctatatctatatctatatctatatctatatctatatctatatctatatctatatctatatctatatctatatctacagATTGATAGGTCTCTTCCAACCTGAGACAAGGAGAGGGCTAAAATACCCGTCGATAGGTGTGCAAGTCTCACAGACAGTTACAGAAAATGAGTATTAAGATATGGTGGTGAAATATGAGTTGCGGGGGGCAGCGGATGTGTATTGCCGATcagatcaaatcaaatcaatctgTCTGTGCAACCTGGTAATAAGTTGACTGTGGACCAGTGGTTAATAATGGAATAAATTAATCCTCCCACTCACACGAACCCACAGTGGGCCTCCCAGCTTCCTCTAAGGGCAACATTGAGGCCTTCAATGGACATTTTCAAGCCGGAGAAGCCTTGGTAGAACTCGACGGATGGTTCCGGAAAGTCAGACTTTATTATGGTGATGCTAGAAGAGGCAGAGAGACACAGGGCTAGCTAGTATCtatccacaaacacacacacatacagtatatacattaaATGTTTTACTGTGTAGTGTATATTTTTATGATCAATAATTTACctttgtaaatgtaaaatgtagtttcagttagttttcttttttatttttttgaagcactctcttttttttcaatgtcattcattaaaatgtttgtttcgtTATTGTGTTCGGTTTTGTTCACTTGAGTGAATTAACCCCGGTCAACATTGACAATCCAATACTggaattgtattattttattatttattcatgaatTAAAAAGAAGCATGTATTATTCATTTATAATATAGTACATTCAAGGACATTTAACGATACATGTATGATAAGGatgtttttaataaaacaaaaataagttcTGCACCAAGAGTAGCACAATGCGTTTTTTGATTCAAACTCCTCGTAAGATGTCATCTTACCCAGTAAGCTTGTAACCTATGTGGAACAGGAAACCGACACGTATTTTACCACTAATGTCAGGCAGGGTAACGTGTTCCAACTTCTCCTGAATCCACCCTGCAGCCACATGCCTacctgagagagagagcacgTGCACAACAGTTTCACAAAATCTTGGGATGCAACCGAGAAATCTGTCTATATATCTACCTTATGTGTTCAACGGGTTACTAAAACGGTTATAACACCACAACATTGATGCTACATAGCAATAAACTGTAAGGCTATCcattatgtggttgttttacaaGGTAAATACACAAAGttgaattctctttgtttgatgtttagtttgacaatcaACTTCACTGGGGAATGGCAATAAAGAACTTGAAGTCTTTGGTGAATCGTTAACTAGTTTCCAAGCGGAAGCTTATTTGTCACGTGATTTGAATTGAGTTCACGGCAACCATACAGTGCTTGTATTTCAAGCCTGcgcttgcaagtcaaagcaaaaggtCATCAGAGGGCCTGCTCATATCTCAGAGAAATTGAAAAGTCGAGTCACTTGTATTTCAGACATTGGAGGCAAGTAGACAGACGTTAGCCATAATTTGAAAGTATCTGTCAATTTACCATAATATGTCACCCTTAAAATTTGAGATTGAATTGCAATACCAACAGTATCTTACCAGACTGAAGTCCTTTGTTGGTCAGGATGACTTGTATTGCAGGATTTTCTCCGCAGCCGCAAGAGATAAATGCGAGCGCTATTAGCACACATGCAAGCATTTTGTATCAGGAATGTGAGCGTGACAACAAACAGACAGCGGATGACTTGATTTGGTAGCACTCGGTTTTAAGGCGTGGACTGGGTAGTAACGGTTGTTCGTTTGAAGATCAGCTGACAGAAGACGTTGTGACCCTTCCTGTATGAGTTAGAATTGAGAAGTGAAACTTAATACAACATATGACTGCACATTTACGTGGGTGGCCAAGACAAAACATGCGCTAAATTGAAGAGGAACTTTGGGTCCAACTGCAAACTTTCTAATTCTTCCTcaaatttgtttgcattttttgcaaATTTCTTGCATTACATGTATATAAGCCTGCAATATGGGCAGTATTTTATCCAATTAGACGTGTACCAAGACCCTGGATTATTTCTTATTGGGTCCCCAAGTCAAATTATGGAGTGGGGGAAAAAGCTAGGAACCCATTTTTTATGGCTTATAAATTCAGCCCTGGGCTCCCCGGTGGTACAGTGGTTATCACATAGacctcacagtgtggaggtaccgggttcaattccagctccggcctccctgtgtggagtttgcatgttttccccgggcctgcgtgggttttctctgggtactctggtttcctcccatattccaaaaacatgcatggcagtatgattgaacactccaaattgtccctcggtgtgagtgtgaacgtggatggttgtttgtctcgatgtgccctgcgattggctgggaaccggttcatggtgtcccccgcctactgccctaagacggctgggataggccgcgacgcttgtgaggataagctgtTCGGAAAATGAAATTCAGCCCcagcaaccaaaacaaattaaaaaaaaaaacaaaacaggatgcCATAGCAGTCCAAAGATGACTTCCGGCCTACTATTTAAAAGCAAACAGAAtcaccagccataaaatattCCATTTATTTATCTCTTGATTCAACAAATACTCTTTGTCTCACACACCATGATTAGTTGCATTAAATCACAAACGACAGGTTCAACAGGGAGAGAATATCGTCCGACAAATACTTTGCATACGACACGAGAAGGACCCACTTGCTTGCACGTTAAAATTCACTCCATCCAGAAAAACGTTGGAAACACCGAGAAAACAAACCGACAAGCTCTACCGaggtggaaaaaataaaagcacaaaacaaaCTGACAAAAGAGAAGTATAATTCAAACTACACAGAAGAtattcagttgttttttgtttttttaatgtgcaccaCCTTGACTGAAGGGTGCTTGCCCATTTCTACCACGCAGTTCAGTTCAGTCTTTTGAGTGCTCCTCTTGCCAAAAGTTGTTAAAGGGTACCAGATTTTTGGCACAATACCACTTCTACCGCCGTGGAATGGTACTATCAGGTGGCGCTAGAAATATTGCAATGTGTGATCTATTAAATTTCAAGATGACATTCACCATCACCACATGGAATTCTGCTTGGCTGCCTTGCGATGATGTCACACCATTTAGGTAGCTGAGACTATCACCAGCCACCACTGTTAGGCCCCCGAAGTGGAAACAAAATCCAGATCAGGatttatttttcagcatgaGGTGAACCGTACTGGACTGGAATTTTCGTGGAAAGATTTGGGCATTGTCCACACGAATACAGCAgtcaaaacacatacacacacccacacacacccacacattcacacacactcagacataAAAGGCTTTTTTCGTACTCTCATGCAAATTCTGGCCAGGGTGGAGATATTTCAGAATACAGTTTGTATCACTTGCATAGAGATAAATAATACCTCATGATTGTGccatgttatttaaaaaaaaactatcgctATATGTTCATTTAAggggaaagtaaaaaaaaaaatctttacaatACTTTATTCTACGAGTGCCAACTagtctaaacacattttttctgatttaTATTGTGCAAATTATGCAacaaatccacctgtttttagtCATTtcagagggcggccattttgccactggctgtcaacatgaaaatgacatcacagtcccTGAGGACTTGGGTCATGATCGATAACGGCTCGGCttgcgaatgtcacatgaccaaattcAGAAAACAAGTGAGTCATGATTGAGCCGACAAGCCCTTCGGccccgtgatgtcattttcagtcgacagcaagtggcaaaatggctggcCTCCGAAAGAGATAAAAACGGGTGTGTTTTACTGcacaattcatattccacagtGGCAATATCAAATTATGCCCCGTTCCGCATTGCAGACAAAATCGGTTTACGTTCTCTTAAACTGAGGCTTCGCTGTATTTGTCAATAAACTCAAAACCCAGCCCAAATATTactacactcacacacgcacgcacacacacacacactcacttaaTTTAGGCCATGCTTCACTGCTTCacaactttggacacccctgttgtgTCCTTCCGTCCATTTTAACATAAGAGCCTATTTTACACCATGATTGTACAGTTTGTTATTGCACGTTTTCACAaaggcaaaattaaaaaaaaattcacacacGGGATCCTCCTCGTGGGCTCCTTTGTCATCATGACCCACAAAGCGGGGAGCAGAGCCAGACGAGGAGGCGGGTagggaaagggggcggggcataAAAGGTGGGCGCCTCAAAGCTCTCAGTCATGGATATTGTACTTGAATGCCTCTATGAGCCCTTCGATGGAGTGGATGAAGCCCGATATGGCGCAAATGCCCCCGATGACGAAAATGGCGACATCGAAGAAGACGTGGTGCCACAGGAGGTTCCTCCACTGGAGCTTCAGATGGAAGAGGCTGGGCAGCAGGAAGCAGAGGCCGGCGCCCGTCAGGCTGCCGGTCAGACCCATGAGGAGGGCGAAATGGGGGACGAAGACGGCCAT
Protein-coding sequences here:
- the LOC127596897 gene encoding PRELI domain containing protein 3B-like, which codes for MKIWASEHIFNHPWETVTKAAMQKYPNPMNPSVFGVDVLDRHVDTEGRLHSKRLLSTEWGLPAIAKSIIGLTRTCTYVQEHSVVDPKQKIFELKSTNISFTNLVSVDEKLTYKPHPQHPDKTVLTQEALISVKGVSLSSYLEGLMAKTMSVNAGKGREAMEWVIRRLNTEIEELAATARGSIRVPMAAAVADK
- the bpifcl gene encoding bactericidal permeability-increasing protein, with the translated sequence MLACVLIALAFISCGCGENPAIQVILTNKGLQSGRHVAAGWIQEKLEHVTLPDISGKIRVGFLFHIGYKLTGITIIKSDFPEPSVEFYQGFSGLKMSIEGLNVALRGSWEAHCGFVHGGGSFDMALFGVDVVSIVQLGRDAGGRLSLTSVNCNAQLGDLNTHFYGNRSWLLSHFKKNLRGQIENMICPAVDELIANLESHLKDMRVNFQVNQDLTLDLPLIGPPVVSTSSLQLGLKGQFYSVKCPKEPPFMAMPFATPEQPAYMLSVGLSDFTVNSASFSYFSADLLQAFINDSMIPPSSPVRLNTTSLGPFIPQLPKMFPDLLMTLQIYATYFPVFSFRSGAVVLSSSGEVKAFAIQRNATLTPLFKLQVDSDFTGKVWVADGRLKGLVTMDNFTLSLETTEIGLFKTDPLKNMTQTIIERTILPQLNEKLATGFVLPHTKHAQLVNPVLTVEEGFAAFNSDVMLLEKDTIFN